A single genomic interval of Spirosoma linguale DSM 74 harbors:
- a CDS encoding hypothetical protein (KEGG: hypothetical protein), giving the protein MWCTVCFTTPSNAQLHSAKASLTWQQALVQRYDRLQKRTHQLARQHHWPLSKNYSNHRVLTLQEVDALGQPVYYTLHNAEAARGTQTQALYGTGTLPLALSGSTAIVTGKLGLWDGGRVLASHQEFAGQTPGSPRLVQKENALTLNDHATHLAGTLIGKGIREQARGMAFGAQLTVWDYTNDITELTAAAPGLLISNHSYGPVAGWVYNDARPGTNPDLKWEWWGNTAISTTEDYLFGFYTTKASDLDRIAYNNPFFLMVRSADNKRGETGPPAGTSYFLKNSSVQSDLSRSRNDAYDVIPGEATAKNVLTVGAANIAFTSQGKPSLLGSAPFSGWGPTDDGRIKPDLLGAGSGIFSTLTASDTTYGNYTGTSMASANVAGSLFLLQELYATKRGSGMPTSGQFMRAATLKGLTLHTATRPTPAAGPTYQYGWGLLNTEAAARLLLNQDMAHLLLEKNLVPGGTFTQSIVAQGNEPLIVTLSWTDPEASPSSLSASSLNNRSPKLINDLDLRVTGGQQTNLPFTLDPTRPEQAAKRGDNSRDNVEQVYITNPVAGQTYTLVVSQKGPMTYSSQPFSVVVSGLYRVNCQLTTSIRPARDTTICAGKSIILSSSAKSAGLQYQWLRDGVVIANAKSDSYETNLPGSYLLRVTDASGCSAGSQPVQVQIRSSTLTLTPDKPQWLCNTSDPVQLRLVEGGQLTTPTTAVVDWLRNNQLITDAHSTTLNVTEPGTYQVRLTKDGCQYVSTQTSVLRSSVNEVAILPEETDLILPQGASVTLKAPLDTSYRYQWYRNDQSLANARDYKLSVTQPGAYKVAITQNKCVGWSTDRLVQTTAPAALIPDPTNQFSLFPNPAEHTLFIRYVNSAAHQAQVRLFDFRGVLQQSPFSLKAQNGKFEGEISVQHLPPGMYILQLTDGHTVQMERFIKK; this is encoded by the coding sequence TTGTGGTGTACGGTTTGTTTCACGACTCCTTCCAATGCCCAGCTCCACAGCGCTAAAGCCTCTTTAACGTGGCAACAGGCATTGGTTCAGCGGTATGATCGTTTGCAGAAACGTACGCATCAACTGGCCCGACAACATCACTGGCCCCTTAGCAAAAACTATTCCAATCATCGGGTGCTAACCTTACAGGAAGTGGATGCGCTTGGGCAACCCGTTTATTATACACTTCATAATGCAGAAGCCGCCCGGGGCACACAAACGCAGGCGTTGTATGGTACGGGCACTCTGCCGCTTGCCCTGTCGGGCAGTACCGCCATCGTTACCGGCAAACTGGGCTTATGGGATGGTGGGCGGGTATTGGCTTCGCACCAGGAGTTTGCTGGACAAACGCCGGGCAGCCCCCGACTTGTGCAGAAAGAAAATGCGCTTACCCTGAATGACCACGCCACGCACCTTGCCGGAACCCTGATCGGCAAAGGCATTCGTGAACAGGCCCGGGGAATGGCATTTGGCGCACAGCTAACAGTATGGGATTACACCAACGACATTACGGAGCTAACAGCGGCTGCCCCCGGGTTGCTGATTTCCAACCATTCCTACGGACCCGTTGCCGGTTGGGTTTATAACGATGCGCGGCCCGGTACTAACCCCGACCTGAAATGGGAGTGGTGGGGCAACACGGCCATAAGTACCACCGAAGATTACTTGTTTGGGTTCTATACAACCAAAGCCAGCGATCTGGATCGTATCGCCTATAACAACCCGTTTTTCCTGATGGTCCGTTCGGCGGATAATAAGCGGGGAGAAACGGGGCCTCCAGCCGGAACGTCCTATTTCCTCAAAAATTCATCCGTTCAGAGCGACCTGTCCCGTAGCCGAAACGATGCGTACGACGTTATTCCAGGAGAAGCCACGGCCAAAAACGTGCTAACCGTTGGCGCAGCGAACATCGCATTCACCAGCCAGGGCAAACCCTCACTGCTGGGTTCGGCACCTTTCAGCGGTTGGGGCCCTACCGATGATGGCCGTATAAAACCGGACCTGCTGGGTGCCGGGTCAGGTATTTTCTCGACACTAACCGCCAGTGATACAACGTACGGCAATTACACGGGCACTTCAATGGCGTCTGCCAATGTAGCGGGATCGTTGTTCCTGCTACAGGAATTATACGCTACCAAACGTGGGTCGGGTATGCCCACCAGCGGGCAGTTTATGCGGGCGGCAACGCTTAAAGGCCTTACCCTGCACACCGCCACCCGCCCTACTCCCGCAGCAGGACCCACCTATCAGTACGGCTGGGGTTTACTGAATACAGAAGCAGCCGCCCGTTTGCTGCTCAATCAGGATATGGCGCACTTGTTACTGGAAAAAAACCTGGTTCCCGGCGGCACCTTTACCCAATCCATTGTTGCCCAGGGAAATGAACCGCTGATTGTGACGCTTTCCTGGACCGACCCGGAAGCCTCCCCGTCGAGTTTATCGGCCAGCTCGCTCAACAATAGAAGCCCTAAACTCATTAATGACCTCGACTTACGGGTTACTGGCGGCCAGCAAACAAATCTGCCTTTTACTCTTGACCCTACTCGCCCGGAACAGGCCGCCAAACGCGGGGATAACAGTCGCGATAATGTAGAGCAGGTTTACATCACCAATCCGGTAGCAGGACAAACGTACACCCTTGTTGTTTCTCAGAAAGGGCCAATGACCTATTCCAGCCAGCCTTTTTCGGTCGTGGTAAGCGGTCTGTACCGGGTAAATTGCCAGTTGACTACGTCCATTCGGCCCGCCAGGGACACCACCATTTGCGCGGGTAAGTCCATCATACTATCGTCTTCGGCTAAATCTGCCGGTTTGCAGTATCAGTGGCTGCGCGACGGGGTGGTCATAGCCAATGCAAAATCCGATTCGTACGAAACGAACCTGCCCGGCTCTTATTTACTGCGCGTCACCGACGCTAGCGGCTGTTCGGCCGGTTCACAACCGGTTCAGGTCCAGATTCGCTCCTCGACATTAACGCTTACACCGGATAAACCACAGTGGCTTTGCAATACCAGCGATCCGGTCCAGCTACGGCTGGTTGAGGGAGGTCAGCTTACAACTCCCACTACTGCCGTCGTCGACTGGCTACGCAACAATCAGCTTATTACCGATGCGCACTCAACAACCCTGAACGTGACCGAGCCAGGTACCTATCAGGTACGGTTAACAAAAGATGGCTGCCAATACGTATCGACGCAAACTAGTGTGCTTCGTTCATCCGTAAATGAGGTCGCCATTTTACCGGAAGAAACGGACCTTATACTTCCGCAGGGAGCCTCCGTCACCCTGAAAGCTCCTCTCGACACTTCCTACCGCTACCAATGGTACCGCAACGATCAAAGCTTGGCAAACGCCCGCGACTACAAGCTATCAGTCACGCAACCCGGAGCGTATAAAGTGGCGATAACCCAGAATAAATGCGTAGGCTGGTCAACAGACAGGCTGGTACAGACAACGGCTCCAGCGGCATTAATCCCGGACCCCACAAATCAGTTTAGCCTATTTCCTAACCCCGCCGAGCATACACTTTTTATTCGATACGTTAATTCGGCAGCTCACCAGGCGCAGGTACGCCTTTTTGATTTCCGGGGCGTTTTGCAGCAGTCGCCGTTCTCATTGAAAGCACAAAATGGGAAGTTTGAAGGCGAAATTTCCGTTCAGCATTTACCACCGGGAATGTATATTCTTCAACTTACTGATGGGCACACTGTACAAATGGAACGGTTTATAAAGAAGTAG
- a CDS encoding peptidase S8 and S53 subtilisin kexin sedolisin (PFAM: peptidase S8 and S53 subtilisin kexin sedolisin~KEGG: hypothetical protein): MGWLTALSGLTASSLLTAQSLPQYSTPQRVQQNQLRKTIEQTQAENYRTALSAAQRLNRPVKQISPSGRVMMLREITATGELIYDATYSTTKAGISTRTNSLYAGGSLGLSLSGSTLTNKLGVWDGGRVRATHVEFRNGTGSRVVQVDSSATLVSHSTHVAGILMAAGVNPQVRGMAYGTNLRAYDFNSDVTEMSAAASNLLISNHSYGTNAGWVYNDSRSGNIQWEWWGDTTISKTEDYKFGFYNSATATWDRIAQNAPYYLIVKAAGNDHSSNGPGAGQPYYLGSGRTTSTQPRNSQDAYDQISTYANAKNILTVAAVGNLNFGYNQSADVPLSDFTSWGPTDDGRIKPDISGIGVGILSSSSESDSAYVVYDGTSMATPNVAGSLLLLQELYAQRNSGKFMRSSTLKGLALHTADEAGSAPGPDYRYGWGLLNAEQAGRVILNTNQNHLLDERTLNQAETYSLTVVASGLGPLVSTICWTDPAGTASTVSVANLNNRTPKLVNDLDVRISDGTNAILPWVLDPNNPSAAATQGDNIRDNVEQVLISNPIPGRSYTITVTSKGTLSGGKQDYALLISGIGGKAYCTSGATSTADTKINQVQFSNINQAGAAGCTSYTDFSQSVGTVQIGQQIPLTVSLGTCGATRNVIVKAFADWNQNGSFDDAGETVAVSGVLSNSAQFTATVTIPTNVQTAQNVRFRIVAVETENAASVVACGNYGNGETQDYVLNVIQTTNDVGVTALVSPESNFCAQTGSALTVAVRLHNYGTANQTDVPVSVRITDANNNTVTTLTGTVPRITAFRESTVSLTLPASVVLAPGQTYQFIISSGLGTDQNAANNNLTVTRSTALAPSNGVFSVTRCGSDTTISLRNIGEGTAFWYDAPTGGNLLAAGNQVAVKSIPASGQFYASLNTFSGTIGPVNKNVFGGGSYGTAFQPAPLITTQVPLLIENARLYIGSAGTITFTVRRYDNTAVSSVTLDVTPTRTQSVTAASGGVYPDDPNDEGAIYPLNLRIPAAGDYKITIDYGDGASIFRSNSAVTGLPYQLKTQGGQPVVTIKGALFNNGTSTDTLKTAWYYFYNMSVRSLDCPGPQRVAVTPTAGQGTTAAITPNGSTSICQGSSIVLRANTGTNLTYQWYRNGQAISGATSSTLLTATAGSYIVQVSNNCLPVNSAAVAINIQTPQTPTITANGFTLTSNATTNVQWLLDGVPISGATSPTYTVVKTGRYSVKGNVNGCGELISDEVYLTILATEPVTDDVNLSVYPNPAMRQLTVSLIDASISTKVPTVRLTNLTGQTVRTATLQRDGKSYSTIFDVTDLPGGTFFVIVEDDQTQSVRVKRIRKQ, translated from the coding sequence ATGGGCTGGTTAACCGCCCTTTCAGGGTTAACCGCATCCTCACTTCTGACGGCTCAATCTTTGCCTCAGTATAGTACCCCGCAGCGGGTTCAACAAAACCAACTCAGAAAAACGATTGAACAAACGCAGGCTGAAAACTACCGCACAGCCCTTTCAGCAGCACAGCGGCTAAATCGCCCCGTCAAACAGATTTCGCCTTCCGGACGGGTCATGATGCTGCGCGAGATTACCGCTACCGGCGAACTCATCTACGACGCTACTTACAGCACAACTAAAGCGGGCATAAGCACCCGCACCAACTCACTGTATGCGGGGGGCAGCCTGGGTCTTTCGCTCTCGGGAAGTACACTGACCAATAAACTGGGTGTTTGGGATGGTGGTAGAGTGAGAGCTACGCACGTCGAGTTTCGGAATGGAACGGGCAGCCGGGTCGTTCAGGTCGACTCGTCGGCTACGCTGGTAAGTCACTCGACCCACGTGGCTGGTATTCTGATGGCGGCCGGTGTAAACCCGCAGGTAAGAGGCATGGCCTATGGTACCAATCTGCGCGCTTATGACTTCAATTCCGACGTAACCGAAATGAGTGCCGCAGCCTCTAACCTGCTGATATCGAACCACTCATACGGTACAAATGCCGGGTGGGTGTATAACGATAGTCGCAGCGGCAACATACAGTGGGAGTGGTGGGGCGATACAACCATCAGTAAAACAGAAGATTACAAATTCGGATTTTACAACTCTGCAACAGCCACCTGGGACCGAATCGCTCAGAATGCACCTTATTACCTGATCGTGAAGGCGGCAGGTAACGACCATAGCTCCAATGGACCCGGTGCAGGACAACCCTACTACCTCGGCTCTGGCCGGACTACCAGTACGCAGCCCCGAAACAGTCAGGATGCATACGACCAGATAAGTACGTACGCGAACGCCAAAAACATTCTAACCGTAGCGGCCGTAGGAAACCTGAATTTTGGCTATAACCAATCGGCAGACGTTCCACTGAGCGATTTCACCAGTTGGGGGCCAACGGATGATGGCCGTATAAAGCCCGACATTTCCGGCATAGGCGTCGGTATCCTGTCATCAAGTTCGGAAAGCGACAGCGCTTATGTCGTTTACGACGGTACGTCGATGGCAACGCCCAATGTGGCGGGGTCCCTACTCCTACTTCAGGAATTATATGCGCAGCGCAACAGCGGCAAGTTTATGCGGTCGTCGACCCTGAAAGGGCTGGCCTTGCATACGGCCGACGAAGCAGGCAGCGCTCCCGGTCCCGATTATCGATATGGCTGGGGACTACTAAACGCCGAGCAGGCCGGACGGGTCATTTTAAACACTAACCAGAATCACCTGCTTGACGAACGCACCCTAAACCAGGCCGAAACGTACTCACTAACAGTGGTCGCGTCCGGGCTTGGGCCGCTGGTTTCCACCATCTGCTGGACAGACCCCGCCGGTACCGCCAGTACCGTTTCGGTGGCAAACCTGAATAACCGAACGCCCAAGCTTGTCAATGATCTCGATGTACGTATCAGTGATGGCACCAACGCTATTCTGCCCTGGGTGCTGGACCCCAATAATCCATCGGCAGCCGCCACACAGGGCGATAACATCCGCGACAACGTAGAACAGGTACTGATTTCGAACCCGATACCGGGCCGGTCCTACACAATTACGGTCACCAGTAAAGGCACCCTGAGTGGCGGCAAGCAGGATTACGCCCTGCTCATCAGCGGTATTGGCGGGAAAGCTTACTGTACGTCGGGAGCTACCTCAACGGCCGACACAAAGATCAATCAGGTACAATTCAGTAACATTAACCAGGCTGGGGCAGCGGGTTGTACGTCATATACCGATTTCTCCCAGTCGGTAGGCACGGTGCAGATCGGTCAGCAAATTCCGCTCACCGTATCCCTGGGCACCTGTGGGGCTACGAGAAATGTAATCGTGAAAGCTTTCGCCGACTGGAACCAGAACGGCAGTTTCGATGACGCGGGCGAAACCGTGGCGGTATCGGGTGTCCTGTCGAACTCCGCCCAGTTTACGGCTACGGTAACCATCCCGACCAATGTCCAGACAGCGCAGAATGTACGCTTCCGGATTGTAGCGGTAGAAACGGAGAATGCAGCTTCTGTTGTAGCCTGTGGCAATTACGGCAATGGCGAAACGCAGGATTATGTCCTGAACGTGATACAGACTACGAATGATGTAGGCGTTACGGCTCTTGTTTCGCCGGAATCGAATTTCTGCGCTCAGACCGGTTCTGCCCTTACGGTAGCTGTCCGGCTGCACAACTACGGTACGGCAAACCAAACCGACGTACCGGTTAGTGTCAGAATTACGGATGCAAACAACAATACAGTTACGACCCTGACTGGCACCGTTCCCCGAATCACGGCTTTCAGGGAGAGTACAGTCTCACTGACCTTACCCGCAAGCGTTGTATTAGCGCCCGGTCAAACGTACCAGTTCATCATTTCGTCGGGCCTTGGGACTGACCAGAACGCGGCTAATAACAACCTCACGGTAACCCGTTCAACAGCACTCGCCCCATCGAACGGCGTATTTTCGGTCACCCGTTGCGGCAGCGATACGACCATTTCATTGCGAAATATTGGCGAAGGAACGGCTTTCTGGTACGACGCCCCAACGGGCGGAAATTTACTGGCAGCAGGTAATCAGGTGGCGGTTAAATCGATACCCGCCAGCGGCCAATTCTACGCGTCCCTGAACACATTTTCGGGTACAATCGGGCCGGTTAACAAGAATGTGTTCGGGGGAGGATCATACGGAACAGCGTTCCAGCCTGCCCCACTCATTACAACACAGGTGCCGCTCCTGATTGAAAATGCCCGACTGTATATTGGCTCGGCGGGTACGATTACGTTCACCGTTCGACGATACGATAACACCGCCGTATCAAGCGTAACGCTGGACGTTACACCAACGCGCACCCAAAGTGTGACAGCCGCCAGCGGTGGCGTTTACCCCGACGACCCAAATGATGAAGGGGCTATTTACCCGCTGAATCTGCGAATTCCGGCAGCCGGTGACTACAAGATCACCATTGATTACGGCGATGGAGCGTCTATTTTTCGGAGTAATTCTGCCGTTACGGGGCTACCCTATCAGCTAAAAACGCAAGGCGGACAGCCGGTCGTTACTATCAAAGGCGCTCTGTTTAACAATGGAACGTCGACCGATACCTTGAAAACAGCCTGGTATTATTTTTATAACATGAGCGTCCGATCGCTGGATTGTCCGGGGCCACAACGCGTTGCAGTCACTCCAACAGCGGGTCAGGGAACTACAGCAGCGATAACGCCCAATGGGTCAACCAGCATTTGCCAGGGCTCCAGTATCGTTTTACGAGCGAACACGGGCACCAATCTTACGTACCAGTGGTACCGCAATGGACAGGCTATTTCCGGCGCGACAAGCAGTACGCTCCTTACCGCGACAGCCGGAAGTTACATTGTTCAGGTGTCTAATAATTGCTTGCCGGTTAATTCGGCTGCAGTAGCCATCAATATACAGACTCCACAAACGCCTACGATCACGGCCAACGGGTTTACCCTGACATCGAACGCAACAACCAACGTTCAATGGCTGCTCGATGGAGTACCCATCTCGGGGGCCACTTCACCTACCTATACGGTTGTGAAAACCGGACGATATTCAGTAAAAGGCAACGTCAATGGGTGTGGCGAATTAATTTCAGATGAAGTTTACCTGACCATTCTGGCCACCGAGCCCGTTACGGACGACGTCAATCTGAGTGTGTATCCTAATCCGGCAATGCGCCAACTAACCGTATCGCTGATAGATGCCTCCATTTCGACCAAGGTACCCACGGTGCGACTGACTAACCTGACGGGCCAGACCGTTCGTACGGCAACCCTGCAACGGGACGGAAAAAGTTATTCAACAATTTTTGATGTTACAGACTTACCAGGCGGTACGTTTTTTGTAATTGTAGAAGACGACCAGACGCAAAGCGTCCGGGTGAAACGGATTCGCAAGCAATAA
- a CDS encoding Protein of unknown function DUF1800 (PFAM: Protein of unknown function DUF1800~KEGG: bmj:BMULJ_01911 hypothetical protein): MDKLTRQQQTRHLFARAAFGAAPAELEEASRKPLRKVVRQLFKNSEAVTDLKAVEPDENESKKQLKGLLRQGELDKEMLKERIRDNAEKVRDLNLLWIDRMAIGNGALREKMALFWHGHFACRAQGRNPLLMQQYANTLRQNALGKFGDLLMAVSKEPAMLQFLNNQQNRKNAPNENFAREVMELFTLGRGNYSEHDIKEAARAFTGWQFTPEGQFVFRERVHDEGEKTIFGKTGSFKGEDVIGMLLENRQTARFITAKVYRFFVNETEDRKRVDDLADQFYKSGYDITDLMESIFTADWFYDPKNIGAHIKSPVELLVGLRHTLGVRFDQPQPQIFVQRTLGQLLFYPPNVAGWPGGKNWIDSSSLLFRMQLPSYVLKAADVLVRPKEDGDVNTQLLARKGNAKFRTTVDWADFEKAFTKTPDADLPDALAVTLLPFPLRPDQRTVLESQLKPDLTRPERIHTLTAAIMSLPEYQLT; encoded by the coding sequence ATGGATAAACTGACCAGACAGCAACAGACCCGTCATTTGTTTGCACGAGCGGCTTTTGGGGCAGCCCCCGCCGAATTGGAAGAAGCATCGCGTAAACCCCTTCGAAAAGTAGTGCGCCAGTTGTTTAAAAACAGCGAAGCCGTGACCGATCTGAAAGCTGTTGAGCCCGACGAAAACGAATCGAAGAAACAATTGAAAGGGCTTCTTCGGCAGGGTGAACTCGACAAAGAAATGCTTAAAGAGCGAATCCGCGACAATGCCGAAAAAGTGCGGGATCTAAACCTGTTGTGGATTGACCGAATGGCAATCGGCAACGGCGCACTGCGTGAGAAGATGGCGCTTTTCTGGCATGGGCACTTTGCCTGCCGGGCGCAGGGCCGGAATCCGCTGCTCATGCAACAGTATGCTAATACACTTCGGCAAAACGCTCTGGGTAAGTTTGGCGATCTGTTGATGGCGGTCTCCAAAGAGCCAGCAATGCTACAATTTCTGAACAACCAGCAAAATCGAAAAAACGCCCCGAATGAGAACTTCGCCCGTGAAGTGATGGAACTCTTTACCCTTGGACGGGGCAATTATTCGGAACACGATATTAAGGAAGCGGCCCGTGCCTTTACCGGCTGGCAATTTACGCCCGAAGGCCAGTTTGTTTTTCGGGAGCGGGTTCATGACGAAGGCGAGAAGACCATTTTTGGTAAAACGGGTTCCTTCAAGGGCGAAGATGTAATTGGTATGCTCCTCGAAAACCGACAGACCGCCCGCTTCATCACGGCTAAGGTTTACCGGTTCTTCGTTAACGAAACCGAAGATAGAAAGCGGGTCGATGACTTAGCCGACCAATTTTACAAGAGTGGCTATGATATTACGGACCTGATGGAGAGCATCTTCACCGCCGACTGGTTCTACGATCCCAAAAACATTGGTGCCCATATTAAATCGCCCGTTGAGTTACTGGTTGGGCTGCGTCACACATTGGGCGTCCGGTTCGACCAGCCCCAGCCGCAGATTTTCGTCCAGCGAACGCTGGGTCAACTGCTGTTTTACCCACCCAATGTTGCCGGTTGGCCGGGCGGTAAAAACTGGATCGACTCATCGAGTCTGCTGTTTCGGATGCAGCTACCGAGCTACGTTCTCAAAGCCGCCGATGTGCTGGTGCGCCCCAAAGAAGACGGTGATGTGAATACCCAGCTACTGGCCCGCAAAGGAAACGCGAAGTTTCGCACGACCGTCGACTGGGCCGACTTTGAGAAGGCCTTCACCAAAACACCCGATGCTGATCTGCCGGATGCGCTGGCAGTAACGCTGCTGCCCTTTCCGTTGCGTCCGGACCAGCGAACTGTACTGGAGAGTCAGCTAAAACCTGACCTGACCCGTCCCGAACGCATTCACACGCTAACGGCCGCCATCATGAGCCTGCCGGAGTATCAATTAACATAG
- a CDS encoding protein of unknown function DUF1501 (PFAM: protein of unknown function DUF1501~KEGG: bam:Bamb_1923 hypothetical protein) yields MNRRNFLKQSAFTTAGTMLIPHFLKAYESQMLGKGPASTGKILVIVQLSGGNDGLNTVIPYRNDIYYRERPTIAIRPEKVLQLNDEIGLHPAMGPLKALYDDGLLTVINNVGYPNPDRSHFRSMDIWQTASDSDKYVNTGWVGRYLDAACAGKAQQPYRTIEVDDTLSLAMKGSELNGLAVLEPKKLYSQTRSSLITGLSKANGQGHDAHQPESVAYLYKTLAETVSSADYVYEKVNRTSQPISPVPAGTILAAYPNNELGNRLKTVAQLIQAGVDTSVYYVSISGFDTHINQPGQQERLLGQYAESVGAFMTDLKTAGRHNDVLMMTFSEFGRRVKQNASNGTDHGTANNVFLIGGGLPARRVLNEAPDLTKLTDGDLTYSVDFRQIYATLLHDYLGADDVAILGRKFDSVKIV; encoded by the coding sequence ATGAACCGTAGAAACTTTCTCAAACAGTCGGCTTTCACAACGGCGGGCACTATGCTGATTCCGCACTTCCTGAAGGCATATGAGTCGCAAATGCTGGGCAAAGGCCCTGCGTCGACTGGTAAAATTCTGGTGATCGTACAGTTATCGGGTGGAAACGATGGTCTCAATACCGTCATTCCATACCGAAATGATATTTACTACCGTGAGCGCCCTACTATTGCCATCCGGCCCGAAAAAGTGCTTCAACTCAACGACGAGATTGGTTTGCATCCGGCAATGGGACCATTGAAAGCGCTCTACGACGATGGCCTCCTGACGGTGATCAACAATGTTGGCTATCCAAACCCCGACCGCTCTCATTTTCGCTCGATGGACATTTGGCAGACCGCCAGCGATTCCGACAAATACGTAAATACCGGCTGGGTAGGTCGGTATCTGGACGCTGCCTGCGCCGGGAAAGCCCAGCAGCCATACCGCACCATTGAGGTCGATGACACCTTAAGTCTGGCCATGAAAGGCAGTGAGTTAAATGGTCTGGCCGTACTGGAGCCTAAAAAGCTGTACAGTCAAACCCGAAGCAGTCTCATTACGGGATTGAGCAAGGCAAATGGGCAGGGGCATGACGCGCACCAACCCGAATCGGTGGCGTATCTCTATAAAACCCTGGCCGAAACAGTCTCTTCTGCCGACTATGTCTACGAAAAAGTAAACCGGACGAGCCAGCCAATCAGCCCGGTGCCCGCCGGTACTATTCTCGCAGCCTATCCGAATAACGAGTTAGGAAACCGGCTTAAAACCGTAGCACAGTTAATTCAGGCCGGCGTCGATACGAGTGTTTACTACGTGTCTATTTCCGGCTTCGACACGCACATTAACCAGCCCGGTCAGCAGGAACGGCTACTGGGGCAATATGCCGAATCGGTTGGCGCCTTTATGACCGACCTGAAAACCGCCGGACGGCATAATGATGTGCTAATGATGACGTTCTCGGAGTTTGGCCGACGGGTGAAACAGAATGCCAGCAATGGAACCGACCACGGCACCGCTAATAATGTGTTTCTGATTGGGGGCGGACTGCCCGCCCGACGCGTTCTGAACGAAGCCCCAGACCTGACCAAACTAACAGACGGCGACCTGACCTACTCGGTCGATTTCCGCCAGATTTACGCGACACTTCTTCACGATTATCTGGGTGCCGACGATGTCGCCATCCTGGGTCGAAAATTTGATAGTGTCAAGATCGTATAA
- a CDS encoding phosphoribosylaminoimidazole carboxylase, catalytic subunit (KEGG: dno:DNO_0077 phosphoribosylaminoimidazole carboxylase, catalytic subunit~TIGRFAM: phosphoribosylaminoimidazole carboxylase, catalytic subunit~PFAM: 1-(5-phosphoribosyl)-5-amino-4-imidazole- carboxylate (AIR) carboxylase): MVGIIMGSLSDRKVMQEAADVLTELGVTWEMDIVSAHRTPEKMVDYAKSARDRGLRVIIAGAGGAAHLPGMVASLTILPVIGVPVKSSNSIDGWDSVLSILQMPGGVPVATMALDGARNAGILAAQIVGTFDEAVARNLSQFKENLKEKVADMSRQLTRP; this comes from the coding sequence ATGGTAGGTATCATTATGGGCAGCCTCTCCGACCGCAAGGTGATGCAGGAGGCCGCCGACGTGTTAACAGAGTTAGGGGTAACCTGGGAAATGGACATTGTGTCGGCCCATCGTACACCCGAAAAAATGGTCGATTACGCGAAATCAGCCCGAGATCGTGGGCTGCGGGTTATCATCGCCGGAGCCGGGGGAGCCGCTCACCTGCCGGGTATGGTAGCATCGCTGACAATATTGCCCGTTATTGGGGTTCCGGTTAAATCCAGCAATTCAATTGATGGCTGGGATTCTGTGCTGTCCATTCTTCAAATGCCCGGTGGCGTACCGGTAGCCACAATGGCGCTGGACGGGGCACGCAATGCCGGTATTCTGGCGGCCCAGATCGTTGGTACCTTCGATGAGGCCGTTGCCCGGAACCTGAGTCAGTTCAAAGAAAATTTAAAAGAAAAAGTGGCCGACATGAGTCGCCAGTTAACCAGACCTTAA